GGTCGGGTCCGACGATGAGCAGGGGGATTCCGTGTACTTCGGGCCGTGCGACCGCGCGGATCAGTGCAGCAACGCCCCTGCGCGGCATGATCGAGCCGAGCGTCAGAGCGTACGTCTCCGGGAGCTCCAGTCGTGCCGCGCGTTCATCGGCGTCGGCCGGGAGCCGCACGGTGGTGGTGGGCGCGCCGCCGATCACCCGGATGCGGTCGCCGAAGTCCAGCTCGTCCGCCAGCCGGCTCGCGACCGCGTGGGTCGGGACGACGATGGCGTCGGCGAACCGTCTGGCGCGCTTAGCCATCGACTTGGTCCAGAGCGCTCTGGCCGTGCCGATCGTCTCCGGGTGCGACCAGGCCAGCGTGTCGTGGATCGTCACGGCGATCTGTTCGGAGGCGTCCGTCTGGCCGTGCTGGCGCAGCGGAGCCAGCAGGGCCGGCGCGTGCAGCATCCCGCTGAGCGAGCCGACGGGGAGGCCGGACTGCCAGGCCAGAGCCAGCTCGCGGTGGGCCAGCGGCAGCCGGATGACGTCGGCCACCCCCGGGAGCAGCAGGCGCACCTCGTCGAGCTTGTCGTCGGAGATGTTCGAGACGACGGCTTGGACGTCGCAGCCCGGAGGGGCGGTCGCGATCAACTGCCGGGTGAGCTCCTCCGTGTAGCGGCGCGAGCCGCCGGGAGCCACACCGGTCAGGTCATCGACCACCACCCTGAGTGTCGTCGTCATTCCGCTCCTGATCCAGGACTCCGTGTTGTGCTGCGTCGGCCAGCGCTTCCTCCCACGGCCGCATGGGTTCGAGGCCGACGCGCCTCCAGCCTTCGTGACCCAGCACCGAGTAGGACGGTCGGGGAGCCGGCCGGATGAACGTGGCGCTGTCGGTCGGAAGGACCCTATCAGGGTCCAGCCCGGCAGCGCTGAAGACCGCCTTGGCGAACGCGAACCAGCTTGCCTGGCCGGAGTTCGTGCCGTGGTACACCCCGGGGGGCGCGTCCGAGTCGAGGAGCGCCACGATCTGCTCGGCCAGGTCGCCGGTCCAGGTCGGCTGGCCGAGCTGGTCGGCCACGACGCTCACCGTTTCGTGGCTCTCGGCGAGTCTCACCATCGTCTTGGCGAAGTTCGCGCCGCCCGCGCCGTACAGCCATGCGGTGCGGACGATGTAGGTGCCGTCGGGATGCGCGGCCAGCGCGAGCTCTTCGCCGGCGGCTTTGGTGCGGCCGTAGGCGTTGATCGGGTCGCGCGGGGTGTCCTCGGCGTAGGGCTCGGCGCCAGACCCGTCGAAGACGTAGTCGGTGGAGACCGTCACGAACGTCGCGCCGTGCTGCGCCGCGGCCACGGCGAGGTTCTCGGTGCCGGTCGCGTTGATCGCGTAGGCGTCGTCCTCGTGGGTCTCGGCGTCATCCACCTTCGTGTAGGCGGAGGCGTTGATTACCACGTCGTGGCCCGCGACGGCGGCCAGAACAGGGTCACGGTCCGTGACGTCGAGATCGGCGCGGCCGAGGGCGGTCACATCCCGGCCGGCCAGCGCGCGCTGGAGGTCCTGACCGAGCTGGCCGCGGGCTCCGGCGATCAGATAGCGCGCCATGTCGGCCGGTCTCAGCTGTCCAGCGCGGCGCGAGCCTTCAGCGGCTCCCACCAGGTGCGGTTGTCGCGGTACCACTGCACGACCTCGGCGAGACCCTGTTCGAACGGCACCAGCGGCTCGTAGCCGAGCTCGCTGCGGATCTTCGAGATGTCCACCGAGTAGCGCAGGTCGTGGCCGAGGCGGTCGGCGACGCGGTCGACGTACGACCAGTCCTTGCCGGTCGCGTCGAGCAGCAGCTGGGTGAGCTCCTTGTTGGTGAGCTCGGTGCCGCCGCCGATGTTGTAGATCTCGCCGGCGCGGCCGTTCACCAGCACCATCGCGATGCCGCGGGTGTGGTCGTCGACGTGCAGCCAGTCGCGGATGTTGTTGCCTTCGCCGTAGAGCGGGACGTGCTTGTCGTCGATGAGGTTGGTGACGAAGAGCGGGATGACCTTCTCGGGGAAGTGGTACGGCCCGTAGTTGTTCGAGCAGCGCGTGATCGAGAGGTTGAGCCCGTGCGTGTGGAAGTAGCTGCGGGCGAGCAGATCGCTGCCGGCCTTCGACGCCGAGTACGGCGAGTTCGGCTCCAGCGGGCGCTCCTCATCCCACGAGCCCTCGGCGATCGAGCCGTACACTTCGTCGGTGGAGACATGGACGAAGCGTTTGACTTCGTTGCGGAGGGCGGCGTCCAGGAGCTGCTGGGTCCCGAGCACATTGGTCTCGACGAAGATCGACGCGTCGCGGACCGAGCGGTCGACGTGCGATTCGGCGGCGAAGTGGACGACGGCGTCCACCGAGGGGAACAGCTCGTCCAGCAGTCCGCCGTCGCGGATGTCGCCCTTCACGAAGGTGTAACGGGGCGAGTCGGAGACCGGCTCGAGGTTCGCGAGGTTGCCGGAGTAGGTCAGCGCGTCCAGAACGACCACCTCGGCCCCTTCCAGGCCCGGATAGGCGTCCTGGAGGGTGCGGCGGACGAAGTTGGAGCCGATGAATCCGGCGCCACCGGTGACGAGAATCTTCATGCGGATGGGCTGCTTTCTATGGGTGAACCGCGCACGAGTCTAGCGTGCAGGCCTGATTGGTAGACTCCCGGGGTGCAGATCCGAGAACTGACGATCCCCGACGCGTATGAGATCACCCCCGTCCAGCACGCCGACGACCGCGGACTCTTCTTCGAGTTCTACCGGTTCGACCGTCTCGAGGAGGCCGTCGGCCACTCTCTCGATCTCAAACAGGGCAACACCTCGGTGTCGCGGCGGGGGTCGGTGCGCGGCATCCACTTCGCCGACATCCCGCCGAGCCAGGCCAAGTACGTGATGGCCCCGCGCGGAGCGGTGCTCGACTTCGTCATCGACATCCGTGTGGGCTCGCCGACGTTCGGCCAGTGGGACTCGGTGCTTCTCGACGACAAGGACCGCCGCGCGCTCTACGTCGCGGAAGGGCTCGGCCACTGCTTCGTCGCCCTGACCGACGACGCCACCGTCAGCTATCTGGTCACCGATGTCTACACTCCCACGCGCGAGCACGGGATCAACCCGCTCGACAGCGACATCGCCCTCACGTTCCCGGTCCCGGAGGATGAGCTGCTGCTCTCGCTGAAGGACACGGACGCACCCGGGCTCGCTGAGGCGCAGGCGTCCGGCCTGCTGCCCACCTGGGACGCCGCACGCGACTTCTACGCCTCGCTCGCCCACAAGTAAGGGAAACTCCACACCATGCGCGGAATCATCCTCGCCGGCGGCTCCGGCACGCGGCTCTGGCCCATCACCAAGGGCATCTCGAAGCAGCTCATGCCGATCTACGACAAGCCGATGATCTATTACCCGCTGTCGACGCTGATGATGGCCGGGATCAACGAGATCCTCATCATCACGACGCCGGAGTACAACGACCAGTTCCGTGCCCTGTTCGGCGACGGCTCCGCGCTCGGCATCCGGATCGAGTACGCGGTGCAGCCCTCGCCGGACGGCCTCGCGCAGGCCTTCGTCATCGGCGAGGAGTTCATCGGCGACGAGTCGGTTGCGCTGGTCCTCGGCGACAACATCTTCCACGGTACCGGGCTCGGCTCGGCTCTGCGCCAGCACACCGACATCGACGGCGCGCTCATCTTCGCCTACCAGGTCAGCGATCCGACGGCATACGGTGTCGTGGAGTTCGACGACGACTTCACGGCGCGCTCCATCGAGGAGAAACCCGCGCAGCCGAAGAGCGAGTACGCGGTCCCCGGTCTGTACTTCTACGACAACTCGGTGGTCGAGATCGCCAAGACGATCGAGCCGAGCGCGCGCGGCGAGCTGGAGATCTCCACCGTCAACGAGCGCTACCTGGAGGCCGGGCGCTTGCAGGTGCAGGTCTTGGACCGCGGCACCGCATGGCTCGACACCGGCACCTTCGAGTCGATGATGCAGGCGTCCGAGTATGTGCGCGTCATCGAAGACAGGCAGGGCTTCAAGGTCGGCTGCATCGAGGAGATCGCCTGGCGGGCGGGATGGATCAGCGACGCGCAGCTGAGCGAGCTCTCGCAGCCGCTGGTCAAGAGCGGCTACGGGCAGTACCTGCGCCGGCTCCTCGGCGGCTGAACGGGTCAGCGACCGCGGGTGAGGAGCCAGGCCCGCACGCTCAGCGCCGCCCTTAGCGCCACTCGGACGGGCGCGAGGAGCGGACCGGGGTACTTCCCTGCGAGGAAGCGATAGGCGCTGTCGTGGTGGACGACGAGCATCCGCTTCGACTCGGATCTCGTGGAGAGCCCGCCGTGATGGATCACGGAGGCTGCGGGCTCGTAGCGGTTGCGATACCCGGACCGGGCGAAGCGGAAACCGAGATCGACATCCTCGAAGTACATGAAGTACGCCTCGTCGAAGCCGCCGATCCGCTCGAACGCCTGGCGCCGCACGAGGACGCACGCGCCGGAGAGCCAGCCGACATCGCGCGCCTCGAGCCTCCGCTCGGAGCGGTACGCGCGCGTCCACGGGTTCGTCGGCCACACGCGGACGAAAAGCGCGTGACCGATCCCCGTGCGCAGCGAGGGAATGCTGCGAGCCGACGGATAGACGGTGCCGTCCTCGTTCAGGATGCGCGGTCCCACCGCCGCGATCCGCTCGTCCGAGTCGAGCCGCTCACGCAGCACCTCGATCGAGCGGGGGCTGACGATGATGTCCGGATTGCAGATCAGGACGGCATCCACCGATTCCGGCAGCGTCCTCACCGCCAGATTGACCGCGCCGCCGTACCCGTGGTTCTCGGCCAGGGCGAGGACCCGGGCGCCGTGCGCGGACGCCACCCGCCGGGTCTCGTCGATGTCGGCGGAGCCGTTGTCTGCGATCACGACCGGATGACCGTTGTCGATCTCGGACTGCAATGAGCCGAGGAAAGAGCCGAATTGACCGCTCGAGTTATAGCTGACCGTCACGACGGCCGTCGCTTCGGCGGATCGGGGCACTCGTCGAGTGTACTTCATCCTCGCGGGGCGCTCTCAGACGCCCTTTATGCAAGGCTCCTCATCCTTCTGTGGCAAGATTGCGGACGGCACCCGACAATGGCCGAACGGCGCAAGACCAGGAAGACGAGAAAGACGACGTGACAGCAGTGAGCAGGCTATTCTCTCGGGCCGTCGAGCGCGGTCCCCGGGTGATCGCACGCAAGACCCGTACGGCCTACTCGATGCTCAAGAACAACGGTCTGCGGGCGACCTTCGGATATCTGAAGTTCAAGATCGGCTCTGTGACCGGCCCCCAGCGTCCTCGTCTGCTGGTCGACCTCGCCGATGCGGCCGCTGTGGACTGGACCGAGCTTCCGGCGCGGATCACCGATCCGATCGTCGTGTCGGACCGGCCGGTGCGGATCGCCTGGATCATGTCCCCTCCCGGCAAGGAGAGCGGCGGGCACCAGAATCTCTTCCGTTTCATCCGTTTCGCGGAGCTCGCAGGGCACATCTGCGATGTCTACCTCTACAACGCGGGCGACGCTGTGATCGACCTCCCGGTCATCCGCGACATGCTCGAGTCGTCGGAGGCCTACCCGAGGCTCGACGGCGAACTCCGGATCTGGGACCGGTCGGTCGGCGTCGCTGACGGAACCGAGGCGATCTTCGCGACCGGATGGGAGACCGCGTACCCCGCGTTCCTGGACGAGAGCCGCGCTCGCCGGCTCTACTTCGTCCAAGACTTCGAGCCGCTCTTCTACCCGCTCGGTTCGGAGGCCCTGCTGGCGCAGAACACCTATCGGTTCGGTTTCCACGGGATCACCGCGGGCGGCTGGCTCGCCGACAAGCTGAGGACCGAGTACGGGATGAAGGCGGACCACTTCGATTTCTCCGTCGATCGCTCGCTGTACACCTTCGACAACACCGGCCGGCGCAATGAGATCTTCTTCTACGCCCGCCCCGTCACCCCGCGCCGGGCGTTCGAGTTCGGCCTGATGGTGCTCACAGAGTTCGCCAAAATGCGCCCGGACGTGAAGATCAACCTGGCGGGCTGGGATGTGTCCAACTGGGAGATCCCGTTCGAGTTCGACAACCTCTCCAGCCTCCAGCTCAGCGAGCTCAACGCTGTCTACAACCGCTGTGCCGCCGGGCTCGTGCTCTCCCTCTCCAACATGTCCCTGCTGCCGCTGGAACTGCTGTCGAGCGGTGTCATCCCGGTCGTGAACGACGGAGCCAACAACCGGATGGTCTCCGGCAACGAGTACATCGTCTATGTGCCCACCTCACCGATGGCCATCGCGCAGAAGCTGGCCGAGATCGTGGATCGCCCCGACGCGCCCGCCTATGCCGCGCTGGCGTCCAAATCCGTCGCCGACACCACCTGGGAGGATTCGGGTCGGGCTTTCGTCGCCGCCTTCGAGAGGGCGATGCGTGGATAGCGCCGCGGTCATCGGAGCCAATGGGTTCCTCGGCTCTCATCTCGTCGACGCGCTCGTGGCCGAAGGGCTGTCGGTCACGGCGTTCGATCGCTTCTCGGCGCTGCCGTCGTTCGGCGCCGGCAGCGTCCGCCTCATCACGGGCGACTTCCTCAATCGGGCCGATCTGGAGCAGGCCGTCACCGGCCAGCGCTATGTCTTCCATTTCCTCTCCACCACGACACCGGCCACAGCGGCCGGCGACCCGACGTTCGACATCCGGACGAATGTCGCTCAGACGGTCGAACTGCTCGAGAGCTGTGCGGCCGCGGGAGTCGAGCGGGTCTTCTACGCCTCGACCGGCGGGGCGATCTACGGCGACCAGGGCAAGTCGGAGTATTCCGAGGCCGATCGCGCGCTGCCGGTCTCTCCTTATGGCATCGGCAAGCTCACGATCGAGCACTACCTCGAGTTCTTCCGCCGCACGCACGGGCTCGACTACACGATCCTGCGCATCTCCAACCCTTATGGAACCCGTCAGCACCTCAATCGCAAGCAGGGCCTCATCCCGATCGCGCTCCGCCGGATCGCCCGCGGCGAACCCGTTCTTCAACTGGGCGATGGCGGGATGGTGCGCGACTACATCTATGTCGAAGACCTGGTGCGCATGATCATGCCACTGGTCCGCGATGTCGGAGCCCACCGCCTCTACAACATGGGCAGCGGCACCGGCTGCTCGGTCGCACAGATCCTGGACGTGCTCCGGGACGTCACCGAGGTGGACTTCGCGATCGATGTCCGTCCGGCTCCCGCGACCTTCGTGGATCGTGTCGTGCTGGACACCTCCCGCTATGTCCACGAGTTCGGCGCGCTCATGTCCGCGACGGGGTTGCGCGAGGGCGTCGAAAGCACCTACGAAGAGATCCGGAGGCAGAGTGACTGACGCGGCGAAAGTGGACGTGACGATCGCGATCCTCACCTACAACGGCGAAACGTATCTGGGACGGATACTGGAGATGATCCGGCGGCAGGACTTCCCTGGCACGGTCGAGGTCCTGGTGGTCGATTCCGGTTCGACCGATGCGACGATCGGCATTGTCGGCTCCTTCCCCGAGGTCGTGCTCGAGCAGATCCCGAACAGCGAGTTCGGCCACGGCCGCACCCGCAACCTCGCGGCGCAGCTCGCCCGGGGCGAGTTCGTCGCCTATCTGACACACGACGCGATCCCCGCGTCGGAGTCCTGGCTCAGGGAACTGCTCGCGCCGTTCTCTCTCGACGAGAAGGTCGTGGCCGTGATGGGCAAGCAGGTGCCGCGACCGGGATGCTTCCCGCTGCTCAAGTACGAGATCCGCGGGATGTTCGCCGGGTTCGGGCCCGATTTCGGCACGACCGTGTTCTACAAGGACGACTTCGCGAAAGACGAGGGCGTGCTCGGAGCGATGAGTTTCTACTCGGATGTGAACTCCGCCGCGCGGCGCGCTTTCCTCGTCGATGTGCTGCCCTATCGCGATGTGCGCTACGCCGAGGACCAGCTGTTCGGACGCGATGTCATCGAAGCGGGCTACAAGAAGGCGTACGCCGGGCGCGCGGCGGTCGAGCACTCGAACGACCTCACCCTGGCCGAGTACGAGTTGCGCATCTTCGACGAGACGGTCGGCCTCCGGGAGATCGGCTTCCCCATCCCGGCGATGACGAAGCGCGAACAGCGCCGTCTCACGGTGCGCGGGGTCCTCGGCGACTCCCTGCGGATACTGCGCGACGGAGACTATTCCTGGAAGCGCAAGCTGTACTGGCTCGCCCGCAACCCCGTCTACCAAATCGTCAAGTGGCGGAGCTATCGAGACTCCACCCTCGTGGACCTCGACGATAAGGACGCGGTGAAGGCCAAATCCCTGGAGCATTCGCGCAAGCGAGGGTGATGCGCCTCCGGCTCGCCCCCGTCGTCCACTCCGGGCGTTTCCACTCCAGTTCTACGAAAGCCCTCAGCGTCGCAGCCGTGAGCCGTCGGCGCGATCGCTTCGCGGCGGCGAGTCGCTCACGAGGAAGAAAAAGAGCCGGTCTCCCTTGATCCGGGCTGCGCGAGACGCTCGGACGATCCGGTGAGCTGATCTTCCGCGCACGGTGGTCGAGCAGTATGCCGCGGAAGGCATCGGCCGTCGAAGACGGCGATCGACCGAGAGGCTGGGGCCTGCTCCCAAGCCGCTCCGGGTAAAGTTGGCAAGGATTTGTTTACCCTTTCTTAAGGGGAGGCAGACGATGCGCCGAATGAAAGAAAGAGGAACGATGACTCCGCGTCGAGCGGTCTACACTGCTCTGCTGGGCGACTACGAGGACATCAGCGAGCAGCCCATCGCACGGGAGACCGATGTGCCGTTCATCTGCCTGACCGACCGCGACGATCTGCTCAGCGACACCTGGACCTTCGTGCTCGCGGAGCTTCCCTTCCCGTTCGACCTCGTGCGTAGCCAGCGGGACTTCAAGATCCGCGGTCATCGTGTCCTGGACGAGTACGACGAGACGCTCTACATCGACAATTCTGTCCAGCTCCACGAGACGCCGGACGTCATTCTGGACGAATGGCTCGCCGACGCGGACTTCGCGGTGTCGGAGCACAGCTTCCGCGAGCGTGTCATCGACGAGTTCGATGAGATCGTGCGACTCAACTACGACGACGCCGGCCGTGTCAACGAGCAGCTCCTCCACTACGCGGAGGCTTATCCCGATGTCCTCCATGAGCGTCCGTACTGGAACGGGATGCTCGCTCGCCGGAGCACTGCCGCGGTGGCGGAGACGATGCGCATCTGGTTCGACCATGTCTTGCGGTACTCGCGGCGCGACCAGCTCTCCGCCAATGTCGCCTTCTCCCTCGGCCCGGCAGGGGTCCACTCCATTGCGGAGAACAACAACCGTTCGTCCTGGCACCGCTGGCCGGTCGATGTGAGACGACGGGTGGAGCAGAGCGTCCTCACCGGACGGCGGACCGGTCCGCTTCTCGCTGAGGTCGCCCGGCTGGAACGCGAAGTGCTCCTTCAGAAGAGCCGTTCTGACGAGCTCGTCGGCGAGGTCGAGGTCGCAGATCGGCGCAGGCAGGCGGCCGAGAGGGAAACGGCGCGGGCCATCGCAGAGAAGGCGTGTATCGAGCAGCGACTCGCCGAGACCCTTGGCACTCTGTCGCGGCGCGCCTCCCGGCCGATCCGCGCCGTCAGAGAGAGCCTGCGGAAACGCACATCGGGAGGGCCGACCGATTAGGGTCCTCGTCACCGGCGCTGCCGGGTTCATCGGAGCCAACCTCGTCCGTGCGCTGCTGGAACGTGGCGACGTCGTCGTCGGTATCGACTCGCTGACCCCGTATTACGATCCGTCGCTCAAACAGGCCAACCTCGCCGGCCTGGTGAACGATCGCTTCCGGTTCATCGAACAGGATGTCGCCGATCTGGACGCCGAGGCTCTGCGCTCGCTTCGGGTCGACGCCATCGTCCATCTTGCCGGTCAGCCCGGCGTCCGCGGGTCCTGGGGCGAGCAGTTCGGCGCTTACGCGCACGCGAACATCTCCACGACGCAGCGACTGCTCGAGGCGATGAAGGCCGTCCCCGATGCGCGCCTCGTCTACGCCTCCTCGTCCTCGGTCTATGGACAGGCCGAGAGCTACCCGACGACGGAAGACACGATCCCGGCGCCTCACAGCCCTTACGGCGTCACGAAACTCGCGGGGGAGCACCTCGTCCACCTCTACCGGGCCAATGACGGACTCGACACCGTCGCCTTCCGTTTCTTCACCGTCTACGGTCCGAGCCAGCGGCCGGACATGGCTTTCACGCGCTTCCTGAAGGCCGCGGCGACGGGCGAACCGGTCCACGTCTATGGCGATGGCGAGCAGATCCGCGACTTCACCTATGTCGGCGACATCGTGGCCGCTGTGCTCGCGGCGATCGACGCGGAGGGGCGCCTCCCCCGCGTGATGAATCTGTCAGGAGGTTCGAGCGCCTCCGTGAACGAGGTGCTCGATGTCATCGGCGACATCACGGGCTGCCCGGTCGAGGTCCGGTACGAGACCTCCGTGCGGGGCGATGTTCTCCGCACCGGAGCCATGAACGACCTCGCCAGGAGCGCGATCGGCTGGACTCCCCGGGTGTCGCTGAGCGAGGGACTCCGTCGCCAATGGAAGGCTGTGCGGGTTTAGAGGTGGTTTCAGTAGTCGGCGTGGCGGTGGTTGTTGTGGCTGGTTAGCGGGGATGCTGGTCGAGTGTCGACGCTTGCTGAGGATCGGTTCATTACGGATATGTTGTGGGAGCGGCTGGAGCCGTTGATTCCGCCTCGGCCGCCTGTGGTCAATGGGCGGGCTGGGCAGCCTCGGGTTCCTGACCGGAAGGTGTTCGCTGGGATCGTGTTCGTGCTGCTGACGGGGATCCCGTGGAAGAAGCTCCCGCCCGAGTTGGGGTATGGGTCCGGGGTCACTTGTTGGCGGCGTCTGCGTGAATGGTCCGAAGCGGGCGCGTGGGATGCACTGCGGAAGATCATGCTCGACGAACTCGGCCAGGCTGGCATGATCGACTGGTCAAGAACCTGCCTGGACTCCGTAAGTGTCCGGGCGAAAAGGGGGGGCGATCTCACTGGACCTAACCCCACGGATCGTGGGAAACGGGGCACCAAGTACCATGTCCTGACCGACCGCAACGGACTCCCGCTGCATGTGGAGATCTCCGGCGCCAACCGACACGACTCCATGCTCGTGGAACCTGTGTTAGACAACATCACCGCGATCAAGGGCGTCGGCCGCGGTCGGCCCAGACGCCGCCCGGTTATCTTCCACGCCGATAAGGCTTACGACAACCGCCGCGTCCGCTGTTACCTGCGTTGTCGTGGGATCAAGGCACGCATCGCACGAATCGGAGTCGACTCCAAACAGTGACTGGGTAAACACTGTTGGGTAGTCGAACGCACCATGGCCTGGATCCTCGCCTTCCGGAAACTCGCCACTCGCTACGACCGCACCGCCTCAACGATCACGGCGCTCGTCGCTCTAGCAATCGCGATCACCAGCGCCCGCAAACTCACCAAAAACGACTACTGAAACCACCTCTTAGCCGCGAGCCTGCGATGTGTCGTTCACCGAGACCTCGACATCCAGGCGGATGAGGCCCGAGCCCTGCTGCGGCGCGTCCACCTCGAAGGTCGCGGCCGGATTCAGGCGGAAGAGCGAGCGTCCCGCACGTTCCTCCAGAGAGCCGTTCACGATGTAGTTGCCGGAGCCGAGCCTGTGGTGCGGGAAGGTGAATTCGACCGTGTGCTCGCCCGCCGCGGTGGGAAGGTCGACGCCCAGCATCGTGGTGTCGACGCCATAGACCGGCTGTCCGGTGGACGTCTCGATCGCGATGCTCGCCACGAGGGGCTCCTGGGCGCTCCTGAGGTCGTACCGGTAGCGGAAGGTGAGATCGCTCGTCGCTGTGACGATGATGCGCTCCTCGGCGACTGTCGCACCGGCGACCTCGATCCCGACGATTCGCGCCGACGGCTCGACCGCCTCGCTGTGGGTGTGTTCGTGCTCCAGGCGTTCCTGCTCGAAGCCGAAGCGCAGAACGCGCAGCCCCTCCGACGGCTCGCCGTCGAAGATCATGTTGCCGTGGTTCAGGACGACGACACGGTCGCATAGCCGGCCGACCTGCTCGGCGGAGTGGCTGACGAGCACGATGGTGCGCCCGTCGCGCTGGAACTCCTGGATTTTGTCCATGCACTTCCGCTGGAACGGTTCGTCCCCGACGGCGAGGACCTCGTCCACGAGGAGGAGATCGGGATCGACATGCACGGCCACGGCGAACGCCAGGCGTACGTACATGCCGGAACTGTAGAATTTGACCTGGGTGTCGATGAAGGACTCGATCCCCGAGAAGTCCACGATCTCATCGAAGTAGCGGTCGGTCTCTTTCCGCGTCATGCCCAGGATCGCGGCATTGAGGTAGACGTTCTCCCGACCGGTCAGGTCCGGATGGAATCCGGCGCCGAGTTCGAGGAGCGCTGCCATCCGCCCCCGTCGCGCCACGGTCCCCGTGGTCGGCTCGATGATGCCGCCGACGACTTTGAGGAGGGTGCTTTTACCCGATCCGTTGTGGCCGACGAGACCGACTGTGCTGCCGATCGGGATCTCCAGGTCGATGTCGCGGAGAGCCCAGAAGTCGTCGCGATGCTGGCGCGAGGCGCTGAAGTTGACGACGCGTTCCTTGAGGGACTTGTCCTTGTGCAGCACGAAGCGTTTGGAGACGCCTACGGCGGAGATGAGTGAAGGCATGGGCATATGGGGTCACAGCTCCTGAGCGAAATTGCCCTGCAGACGGGAGAAAGTCCGCTGCGACAACCAGAGAAGAATGACGCTGACGAGGAGCGTCACGAGGAGGCGGACACCGAGATTCGGAGGCCACACCTGGCTGAGCGCGCCCTCGGACACGCTGCCGGCTGCCCAGAGGGCTTTCTGCATCGAGATGATGGCGACCGTCACCGGGTTGGTGAGGTAGAGCTGCTCCAACCAGCTCCCCTGGAGGAGCTTGTGGACGTAGGTGTACGAGTAGACGATCGGCGACCCCCAGAACAGGATGACGACGGCGATCTCGATCAGATGCTGCGTGTCCCGCAGGTAGACGTTGACCGCCGACAGGAAGAGCCCGATCGCCGTTGCGAAGACGACGAGCGTGACGACCGCCAGGGGCGCCAGAAGCAGGCTGAGGTTCCACCCGAACGGCACGGTGGAGAGGAGGACGATGGCGATCGTCAGCACCACGAGCTGCACCAGGAAATTGAACAATGCACCGCCGATCGCGCTCAGCGGGAAGATCTCACGGGGCAGGTACACCTTCTTGACCAGACCGGCGTTCGCGAGGATCGAGGTCGTGCTGCCGGTCACGATTTCGGAGAAGAGCCCCCACATCGTCAACCCGATGAAGACGAAGATGGCGAAGTCCGGTGTCGCCCGCGCGGCGCCGAGCACCTGACCGATCGCGAAGTAGTAGATCAGGAGCTGTGCCAGCGGGCGGAACAGGCTCCACACGACTCCGAGCGAGCTGTCTTTGTAGCGCGCCTTGAGCTCGCGCTTCACCAGCAGGCCGAGCAGCTCGCG
This genomic window from Leifsonia xyli subsp. cynodontis DSM 46306 contains:
- a CDS encoding ABC transporter permease; protein product: MITPVDADARAAAVAELPFERVGQRSGFVRGTRHSLSDVWAHRELLGLLVKRELKARYKDSSLGVVWSLFRPLAQLLIYYFAIGQVLGAARATPDFAIFVFIGLTMWGLFSEIVTGSTTSILANAGLVKKVYLPREIFPLSAIGGALFNFLVQLVVLTIAIVLLSTVPFGWNLSLLLAPLAVVTLVVFATAIGLFLSAVNVYLRDTQHLIEIAVVILFWGSPIVYSYTYVHKLLQGSWLEQLYLTNPVTVAIISMQKALWAAGSVSEGALSQVWPPNLGVRLLVTLLVSVILLWLSQRTFSRLQGNFAQEL
- a CDS encoding NAD-dependent epimerase/dehydratase family protein; translated protein: MALCRGAPPGRSAPSERACGNAHREGRPIRVLVTGAAGFIGANLVRALLERGDVVVGIDSLTPYYDPSLKQANLAGLVNDRFRFIEQDVADLDAEALRSLRVDAIVHLAGQPGVRGSWGEQFGAYAHANISTTQRLLEAMKAVPDARLVYASSSSVYGQAESYPTTEDTIPAPHSPYGVTKLAGEHLVHLYRANDGLDTVAFRFFTVYGPSQRPDMAFTRFLKAAATGEPVHVYGDGEQIRDFTYVGDIVAAVLAAIDAEGRLPRVMNLSGGSSASVNEVLDVIGDITGCPVEVRYETSVRGDVLRTGAMNDLARSAIGWTPRVSLSEGLRRQWKAVRV
- a CDS encoding glycosyltransferase family A protein encodes the protein MTDAAKVDVTIAILTYNGETYLGRILEMIRRQDFPGTVEVLVVDSGSTDATIGIVGSFPEVVLEQIPNSEFGHGRTRNLAAQLARGEFVAYLTHDAIPASESWLRELLAPFSLDEKVVAVMGKQVPRPGCFPLLKYEIRGMFAGFGPDFGTTVFYKDDFAKDEGVLGAMSFYSDVNSAARRAFLVDVLPYRDVRYAEDQLFGRDVIEAGYKKAYAGRAAVEHSNDLTLAEYELRIFDETVGLREIGFPIPAMTKREQRRLTVRGVLGDSLRILRDGDYSWKRKLYWLARNPVYQIVKWRSYRDSTLVDLDDKDAVKAKSLEHSRKRG
- a CDS encoding glycosyltransferase domain-containing protein, with protein sequence MTPRRAVYTALLGDYEDISEQPIARETDVPFICLTDRDDLLSDTWTFVLAELPFPFDLVRSQRDFKIRGHRVLDEYDETLYIDNSVQLHETPDVILDEWLADADFAVSEHSFRERVIDEFDEIVRLNYDDAGRVNEQLLHYAEAYPDVLHERPYWNGMLARRSTAAVAETMRIWFDHVLRYSRRDQLSANVAFSLGPAGVHSIAENNNRSSWHRWPVDVRRRVEQSVLTGRRTGPLLAEVARLEREVLLQKSRSDELVGEVEVADRRRQAAERETARAIAEKACIEQRLAETLGTLSRRASRPIRAVRESLRKRTSGGPTD
- a CDS encoding NAD-dependent epimerase/dehydratase family protein; amino-acid sequence: MDSAAVIGANGFLGSHLVDALVAEGLSVTAFDRFSALPSFGAGSVRLITGDFLNRADLEQAVTGQRYVFHFLSTTTPATAAGDPTFDIRTNVAQTVELLESCAAAGVERVFYASTGGAIYGDQGKSEYSEADRALPVSPYGIGKLTIEHYLEFFRRTHGLDYTILRISNPYGTRQHLNRKQGLIPIALRRIARGEPVLQLGDGGMVRDYIYVEDLVRMIMPLVRDVGAHRLYNMGSGTGCSVAQILDVLRDVTEVDFAIDVRPAPATFVDRVVLDTSRYVHEFGALMSATGLREGVESTYEEIRRQSD
- a CDS encoding ABC transporter ATP-binding protein, yielding MPSLISAVGVSKRFVLHKDKSLKERVVNFSASRQHRDDFWALRDIDLEIPIGSTVGLVGHNGSGKSTLLKVVGGIIEPTTGTVARRGRMAALLELGAGFHPDLTGRENVYLNAAILGMTRKETDRYFDEIVDFSGIESFIDTQVKFYSSGMYVRLAFAVAVHVDPDLLLVDEVLAVGDEPFQRKCMDKIQEFQRDGRTIVLVSHSAEQVGRLCDRVVVLNHGNMIFDGEPSEGLRVLRFGFEQERLEHEHTHSEAVEPSARIVGIEVAGATVAEERIIVTATSDLTFRYRYDLRSAQEPLVASIAIETSTGQPVYGVDTTMLGVDLPTAAGEHTVEFTFPHHRLGSGNYIVNGSLEERAGRSLFRLNPAATFEVDAPQQGSGLIRLDVEVSVNDTSQARG